From Bosea sp. NBC_00550, the proteins below share one genomic window:
- the terL gene encoding phage terminase large subunit: protein MNDAIVVKALQNLYLFPFVWDAFELLHPGQSFIPSWHVNAMCLALEKVVSGETKRLIITVPPRHGKSICAAVALPAWMLGKDPSLKIMVASYGSDLAAKHARDFRTVITSAWYSALFPRTRLEIGGSRVDEQITTAQGGRKAVSLGGAVTGFGADLIIVDDLMKAADANSPAERQRVRDYYEQTLLSRLNNKSEGRIIIIQQRLHEDDLPGYLLDTGQFTHLNLPAIAVEPQDIPLAFGKIKHREPRTALCPEREPLDTLEKLRIEMGAYVFSAQYQQDPTPPGGNRIRLEWFGTYSGPVRREEFQWIAQSWDTALTAEPTSDFTVGTTWGFRDNRWHLLDVIRERLDFPELKRRVVGLANKWNADHVLIEHAGSGISLIQQLRHEETRYWRYHGTKPRLDKATRLEAQTARLETGQYLLPTEAHWLSEFRRELLAFPMGKFDDQVDSLVQFLEWSASPRASGFLVERHPETGRPLRVNRPQRRY from the coding sequence ATGAACGATGCGATCGTCGTCAAAGCGCTGCAGAATCTGTACTTGTTTCCGTTCGTCTGGGACGCGTTCGAGCTTCTTCATCCCGGGCAGAGTTTCATCCCCTCCTGGCATGTCAATGCGATGTGCCTGGCCCTCGAGAAGGTGGTCTCGGGCGAGACCAAGAGACTCATCATCACCGTTCCGCCGCGGCACGGAAAATCGATCTGTGCCGCGGTGGCCTTGCCGGCCTGGATGCTCGGCAAGGACCCGTCTCTAAAGATCATGGTCGCGAGTTATGGCAGTGACCTGGCGGCCAAACATGCCCGTGACTTCCGCACGGTGATTACATCGGCATGGTATTCGGCACTGTTCCCGCGCACCCGCCTCGAGATTGGGGGCAGCCGCGTCGACGAGCAGATCACGACGGCGCAGGGCGGGCGTAAGGCGGTTTCGCTCGGCGGGGCCGTCACCGGCTTTGGCGCAGATCTGATCATCGTCGATGACCTGATGAAGGCTGCCGATGCCAACTCGCCGGCCGAGCGCCAGCGCGTGCGTGACTACTACGAACAAACCCTCCTCTCTCGCCTCAACAACAAGAGCGAGGGACGGATCATCATCATTCAGCAGCGGCTGCACGAGGATGACCTGCCCGGCTACCTCCTCGACACTGGGCAGTTCACCCACCTGAACCTGCCCGCCATCGCCGTCGAGCCGCAGGACATCCCGCTCGCCTTTGGCAAGATCAAGCATCGCGAACCCCGGACGGCTCTATGCCCCGAGCGCGAGCCGCTGGACACGCTTGAGAAACTGCGCATCGAAATGGGCGCCTACGTCTTCTCGGCGCAGTATCAGCAAGATCCGACGCCGCCAGGTGGCAATCGCATCCGGTTGGAGTGGTTTGGCACGTATTCCGGGCCGGTTCGGCGCGAGGAATTCCAGTGGATCGCTCAGAGCTGGGACACGGCTCTGACGGCCGAACCGACGAGCGATTTCACCGTGGGAACGACCTGGGGCTTTCGCGATAACCGCTGGCATCTGCTTGATGTCATCCGCGAGCGGCTCGACTTTCCCGAGCTGAAGCGGCGTGTCGTCGGTCTGGCGAACAAATGGAACGCCGACCATGTGCTGATTGAGCATGCCGGATCGGGGATTTCGCTGATCCAGCAGCTTCGTCATGAGGAAACCCGTTACTGGCGCTACCATGGCACCAAACCGCGCCTCGACAAGGCAACGCGCCTCGAGGCGCAGACAGCCCGTCTGGAAACCGGACAGTACCTCCTTCCCACTGAAGCGCACTGGTTGTCGGAATTCCGGCGCGAGCTGCTGGCGTTCCCCATGGGCAAGTTCGACGATCAGGTCGACAGCCTGGTCCAGTTCCTCGAATGGTCGGCCTCGCCGCGGGCAAGCGGGTTCCTTGTCGAACGCCATCCGGAAACCGGGCGCCCGTTACGGGTCAATCGACCGCAACGGCGCTACTGA
- a CDS encoding DUF5681 domain-containing protein, producing MAKHPPSPDETTPPDQSEAARDYEVGRGRTPTHSRFKPGQSGNPKGRPKGAKNLSTLLREKLQAKVPVREGGRVRHMSKAEIGATKFANRFAETGDPKLCMVLLKHLEGGPGGSGATVSQTIATTLEDQASHADILAWHLEQNRYTDSDEI from the coding sequence ATGGCTAAGCACCCCCCTTCCCCGGACGAGACTACCCCACCCGATCAGTCTGAAGCCGCCAGGGACTACGAGGTTGGCCGTGGCCGAACTCCGACCCACAGCCGCTTCAAGCCCGGCCAGTCCGGCAACCCCAAGGGCCGCCCCAAAGGAGCGAAAAACCTGAGCACGCTCCTTCGCGAAAAGCTGCAGGCCAAAGTTCCTGTACGCGAGGGAGGGCGGGTCCGGCATATGTCGAAGGCCGAGATCGGCGCCACCAAGTTCGCCAATCGGTTCGCCGAAACCGGCGATCCCAAGCTCTGCATGGTCCTGCTGAAGCATCTCGAGGGCGGTCCGGGAGGCAGTGGGGCCACGGTTAGCCAGACTATCGCGACCACGCTGGAAGACCAGGCATCCCATGCTGACATCCTGGCTTGGCACCTCGAGCAGAACCGGTACACTGACAGCGACGAGATCTGA